One segment of Aquimarina sp. BL5 DNA contains the following:
- a CDS encoding aminoacyl-histidine dipeptidase yields MNSEIRNLEPKELWNKFADLNAVPRPSKKEERVIAFMKDFGNSLGLPVEVDDVGNVLIKKPATSGMEDRKTVVMQSHLDMVHQKNADTVFNFDTQGIEMYVDGDWVRARGTTLGADNGLGVATIMAILESNNIVHPAIEALFTIDEETGMTGAMGLKPNWLQGDILLNLDTEEDDEIGIGCAGGVDVTAERTYKEEDIEDGKTAYTISVTGLNGGHSGMDIHKGLGNANKIMNRLLFDGFENFGLRIHEIKGGSLRNAIPRESFATVVVDTIHSEAFKFETGELISTIKKELSLVDPNLSIELNRVDSPNKVMELGVQEGVLKSLYAAHNGVYAMSLSIPDLVETSNNIAKVTIGGGNVKIECLTRSSVESTKLDLVNKLRATFELIGCEVTMDGDYPGWAPNMNSAILKVLDELYQKINGEKAHVAACHAGLECGILGQNYPDMDMISFGPTILGAHSPDERASISSAQKYWGFVKEILQNIPSK; encoded by the coding sequence ATGAATTCAGAAATAAGAAATCTGGAGCCTAAAGAACTCTGGAATAAATTTGCAGATCTTAATGCCGTTCCTAGACCTTCTAAAAAAGAAGAACGCGTAATTGCTTTTATGAAGGACTTCGGGAACTCTTTGGGATTACCGGTAGAAGTAGATGACGTAGGTAATGTTTTGATTAAAAAACCTGCCACATCTGGAATGGAAGATCGAAAAACTGTGGTAATGCAGTCTCATCTGGATATGGTGCATCAAAAAAATGCAGATACCGTTTTTAATTTTGATACACAAGGAATAGAAATGTATGTCGATGGTGATTGGGTAAGAGCCAGAGGAACTACTTTAGGAGCTGATAACGGATTGGGTGTAGCAACGATTATGGCTATTCTCGAATCCAACAATATTGTTCACCCAGCTATTGAAGCTTTGTTTACAATTGACGAAGAAACTGGAATGACCGGAGCAATGGGGTTAAAACCAAACTGGTTACAAGGAGACATTCTTTTAAATTTAGATACAGAAGAAGATGATGAAATTGGTATAGGTTGTGCAGGAGGCGTGGATGTAACTGCCGAGCGAACATATAAAGAAGAAGATATTGAAGACGGGAAAACGGCGTATACTATATCAGTAACTGGTCTAAATGGAGGACACTCTGGGATGGATATTCATAAAGGATTAGGTAATGCTAATAAAATTATGAATAGATTATTGTTTGATGGTTTTGAGAATTTTGGACTTAGAATTCATGAAATTAAAGGAGGTAGTTTGCGAAATGCGATTCCGAGAGAAAGTTTTGCGACGGTAGTAGTTGATACCATACATTCTGAAGCTTTTAAATTTGAAACTGGAGAATTAATTTCTACTATAAAGAAGGAACTCTCTTTAGTTGATCCAAACTTATCAATTGAATTGAATCGCGTTGATTCTCCAAATAAAGTCATGGAATTAGGAGTTCAGGAAGGTGTTCTGAAATCTTTGTATGCAGCCCATAATGGAGTGTATGCAATGAGTTTGTCTATTCCTGATTTGGTAGAAACTTCTAATAATATAGCTAAAGTGACTATTGGTGGAGGTAATGTCAAGATCGAATGTTTGACTAGAAGTAGTGTAGAATCTACAAAATTAGATCTGGTTAATAAGCTAAGGGCAACTTTCGAATTAATAGGATGTGAGGTTACAATGGATGGAGATTATCCTGGTTGGGCACCAAATATGAATTCTGCAATATTGAAGGTACTAGATGAATTATATCAAAAAATAAATGGAGAAAAAGCTCATGTTGCTGCTTGTCATGCAGGATTGGAGTGTGGTATCTTAGGTCAAAATTATCCTGATATGGATATGATATCTTTTGGACCTACTATTTTAGGTGCCCATTCTCCCGATGAGCGCGCTAGTATTTCTTCTGCTCAAAAGTATTGGGGTTTTGTAAAAGAAATTTTACAAAATATTCCTTCGAAATAA
- a CDS encoding nucleoside-diphosphate kinase, with amino-acid sequence MATNRTFTMLKPDAVRKGYIGAILEQITASGFRIVAMKLTQLTTDDAKAFYAVHSERPFYGELVEYMTSGPIVAAILEKENAVEDFRTLIGATNPEEAAEGTIRKKFATSISENAVHGSDSDDNAAIEGAFHFSGREQF; translated from the coding sequence ATGGCAACAAATAGAACTTTTACAATGCTTAAACCAGATGCGGTAAGAAAAGGCTACATCGGTGCGATCCTTGAACAAATCACTGCTTCAGGTTTTAGAATTGTAGCAATGAAATTAACGCAATTAACTACTGATGATGCTAAAGCGTTTTACGCAGTGCATAGTGAGCGTCCTTTTTATGGAGAATTAGTAGAGTATATGACTAGTGGTCCAATCGTGGCTGCAATTCTTGAAAAAGAAAATGCTGTTGAAGATTTTAGAACCTTAATTGGTGCTACTAATCCTGAAGAAGCTGCAGAAGGAACTATCCGTAAGAAGTTTGCTACTTCGATCAGCGAAAATGCTGTTCACGGAAGTGATAGTGATGATAATGCTGCTATTGAAGGTGCTTTTCATTTCTCAGGAAGAGAGCAGTTTTAA
- a CDS encoding FKBP-type peptidyl-prolyl cis-trans isomerase: MKNTFIVFVLSFLFLSCSSDDDQGFDPGEPINLEYTQEEKDAELQWIENYLLENNLSALATDSGLHYIVINQGDGLIPVDEDTVIFHFKTSIAETGEVVGESNRENNDYGIASPMRALLEGVREGFKQVNEGSKVMMIVPSYLAYGKRGSFDGSIPPETIMMYDMELNIVLKN, translated from the coding sequence ATGAAAAATACATTTATAGTATTTGTTTTATCTTTCCTTTTTTTATCCTGCAGTTCTGACGATGATCAAGGTTTTGATCCTGGAGAACCTATCAATTTAGAATATACTCAAGAAGAAAAGGATGCAGAATTGCAATGGATAGAGAACTATCTATTAGAAAACAACCTTTCTGCATTAGCTACTGATTCAGGATTACACTACATCGTTATTAATCAAGGTGACGGATTAATTCCGGTGGACGAAGATACCGTTATATTTCATTTCAAAACCAGTATCGCAGAAACCGGTGAAGTTGTTGGAGAATCCAACAGAGAAAATAATGATTATGGAATTGCCTCCCCAATGAGAGCTCTCTTAGAAGGAGTTAGAGAAGGTTTTAAACAAGTCAATGAAGGCTCTAAAGTTATGATGATCGTACCTTCTTACTTAGCTTATGGAAAACGAGGAAGTTTTGATGGATCCATACCTCCAGAAACTATTATGATGTATGATATGGAACTGAATATTGTACTAAAAAATTAA
- a CDS encoding amidohydrolase family protein yields the protein MKNLSYIMLLLIVAFGNVAAQQTPAKPQTEVITITGATAHIGNGEVIPNSIIIFENGKITTVDTNGSVASKGKVIDATGKHVYPGFIAPNSTLGLVEIGAVRATDDDSEIGGFNPHIRSIIAYNAESKIVESMRPNGVLIAQTTPRGGWISGTSSIVQLDAWNWEDAAIKTDDGVHVNWPSPFTRGRWWLGEDPGFKPNKKYQEQITALSDYMSQAKATVQSNTSRENLPHLAMQKVFDGTQTLFIHVGAEKAILDVLSFSKEQGIKKIVLVEADEAYKVASQLKQQDIPVLITRTHSTPNYEDDDYDLPYKNAKLLIDAGVLVGLQNTGQMERANARNLPFQAGTVAAHGLDKEKALQLITGNTAKILGIDDMVGTLEVGKDATLFISIGDALDMRTNQLEKAFIQGRDISLESHQTKLWKRYSKKYSK from the coding sequence ATGAAAAATTTATCATATATAATGTTGTTGCTAATAGTTGCATTTGGAAATGTAGCAGCACAACAAACCCCTGCAAAACCCCAAACGGAAGTGATTACCATTACAGGAGCAACTGCGCATATAGGTAATGGCGAAGTAATTCCTAATAGCATCATCATTTTCGAAAATGGTAAAATTACTACTGTTGATACCAATGGTAGCGTTGCTAGCAAAGGAAAAGTAATTGATGCCACTGGAAAGCATGTATACCCAGGATTTATAGCACCAAATTCTACCTTAGGATTGGTAGAAATAGGAGCGGTAAGAGCTACTGATGATGATAGTGAGATTGGAGGCTTCAACCCTCATATTAGAAGTATTATAGCCTATAATGCAGAAAGTAAGATTGTAGAAAGTATGCGTCCTAATGGCGTTTTGATTGCTCAAACCACACCTCGTGGTGGGTGGATTTCTGGAACTTCTTCAATTGTACAATTAGACGCCTGGAATTGGGAAGATGCAGCCATCAAAACTGATGATGGAGTTCATGTAAATTGGCCAAGCCCTTTTACCAGAGGCAGATGGTGGCTAGGAGAAGATCCTGGTTTTAAACCAAATAAAAAGTATCAAGAACAGATAACTGCTCTATCAGATTATATGAGTCAAGCTAAAGCTACTGTACAATCGAACACTAGCAGAGAAAATTTGCCTCATTTAGCAATGCAAAAAGTTTTTGATGGCACACAAACCTTATTTATTCACGTAGGTGCAGAGAAAGCTATTTTGGATGTATTAAGTTTTTCTAAAGAACAAGGAATAAAAAAGATAGTTTTAGTAGAAGCAGATGAAGCCTACAAGGTTGCTTCACAATTAAAACAACAAGATATTCCTGTACTAATTACGAGAACACATTCTACCCCAAACTATGAAGATGATGATTACGACTTGCCTTATAAAAATGCGAAGTTACTAATAGATGCCGGGGTATTAGTGGGACTCCAAAATACTGGACAAATGGAACGCGCTAATGCACGTAATCTTCCTTTTCAGGCAGGAACAGTTGCTGCTCATGGATTAGACAAAGAAAAAGCACTGCAATTAATTACAGGCAATACTGCCAAAATATTAGGTATTGACGATATGGTAGGCACATTGGAAGTAGGAAAAGATGCTACCCTGTTTATTAGTATCGGCGATGCTCTAGATATGCGGACAAATCAATTAGAAAAAGCCTTTATACAAGGTAGAGATATTAGTTTAGAAAGTCATCAAACTAAACTATGGAAACGGTATAGCAAGAAATACAGTAAATAA
- a CDS encoding amidohydrolase family protein — translation MKKLLLSLLVIFMGFNFYAQEYFPKNDGVKTSNSNYTVFTNAIIHTSPETEIKNGILIIQKGKITKVGTGLSIPKNSIVIDLQGKHIYASFIDPFTSFGIKKPERKGGSFRSNPQYDASREGYYWNDHIRPETNSLDDFTYDKKKADEFIKAGFGTLNTHMPDGIIRGTGLLVALNNDGTKGDRLLSDVSSQLLSFSKSNKSKQMYPTSLMGSMALLRQVYLDAKWYTTNNTDYKDLSIEALNKNKNLPQIFEAGSRINGFRADKVGDEFNIQYVIVGGGDEYGRIDKVKATNAKYIIPLDFPEAYDVSDPYMANLVSLGDMRHWNQAPTNPSVLAKNGVKFSLTTHKLKKIADLNTRIEKAIKHGLDKKTALEALTTVPAQILGKSDVLGTLKKGAYANFLITNQELFSKDNIIYENWVQGHKNIVNDMNTTDINGAYELTLAGKTYDVSISGKPSKPKAEVKLGETKLGSKITYTNDWVSLTFTDADTTKTQYTRIVTAINKNPKFWSGKAILPNGSETTFTAKQKPKDAVKKDEKKSEDKKETPKILPVTYPNIAYGNSTLPKSENILFKNATVWTNETDGILSATDVLIKNGKIAGIGKNLNAGNAKVIDATGKHLTSGIIDEHSHIAAAAINEAGHNSTAEVTIEDVVSPDDINMYRNLAGGVTSIQILHGSANPIGGRSAILKLKWGESAENLIYKNAPKFIKFALGENVKQSNWGDAERIRFPQTRMGVEQLYVDYFTRAKRYEQLKNSGKPYRKDIEMETLVEILNGKRFISCHSYVQSEINMLMKVAEKFNFRINTFTHILEGYKVADKMATHGVAGSTFSDWWAYKYEVNDAIPYNATIMHNQGVLVAINSDDGEMSRRLNQEAAKSVKYGGISEEEAWKFVTLNPAKMLHIDDRVGSIKVGKDADVVLWTDHPLSIYAKAEKTLIEGATYFDLEKDKAMRRSIADERNELSTMLLKAKNSGLKTQPPKKKEKQHFHCDTVEHIH, via the coding sequence ATGAAAAAACTATTATTATCACTCTTAGTGATATTTATGGGATTCAATTTCTATGCTCAAGAATATTTCCCAAAAAATGATGGCGTAAAAACGTCAAATTCCAATTATACCGTTTTTACGAATGCAATAATTCATACATCACCCGAAACGGAGATCAAGAATGGTATATTAATAATCCAAAAAGGAAAAATCACAAAAGTCGGTACTGGGTTATCTATCCCTAAGAATAGTATTGTAATCGATCTTCAAGGAAAACATATATATGCATCCTTTATTGACCCTTTTACTAGCTTCGGAATAAAAAAACCTGAGAGAAAAGGGGGTTCTTTTAGAAGTAATCCTCAATATGATGCTTCTAGAGAAGGTTATTATTGGAATGATCATATTCGTCCAGAAACAAATTCATTAGATGATTTCACTTATGATAAGAAGAAAGCCGATGAATTTATTAAAGCAGGATTTGGAACTTTAAACACCCATATGCCTGATGGAATTATAAGAGGAACTGGTTTACTGGTGGCTCTTAATAACGATGGTACCAAAGGTGATCGATTATTAAGTGATGTATCCTCGCAATTACTTTCTTTTTCTAAAAGTAATAAAAGTAAACAAATGTACCCTACATCACTAATGGGATCTATGGCACTACTAAGACAAGTATATTTGGATGCTAAATGGTATACCACTAATAATACCGATTATAAAGATTTATCTATAGAAGCTTTAAATAAAAACAAAAATTTACCTCAAATTTTTGAAGCAGGAAGTAGAATTAATGGGTTTAGAGCTGACAAAGTAGGTGATGAATTTAATATTCAATACGTCATTGTTGGAGGTGGCGATGAATATGGCAGAATTGATAAGGTAAAAGCTACTAATGCCAAATATATTATCCCGCTTGATTTTCCTGAAGCATATGATGTTTCGGATCCATACATGGCCAACTTAGTAAGTCTTGGTGATATGCGTCATTGGAACCAAGCACCTACCAACCCATCTGTTTTGGCAAAAAATGGAGTGAAATTTTCACTAACCACACATAAATTAAAAAAGATTGCGGATCTCAATACAAGAATTGAAAAAGCAATCAAGCATGGACTGGATAAAAAAACTGCACTAGAGGCATTGACTACAGTTCCTGCTCAGATCTTAGGTAAAAGTGATGTACTAGGAACCCTTAAAAAAGGGGCATATGCCAATTTTTTAATTACCAATCAAGAGTTATTCTCTAAGGATAACATTATTTATGAAAACTGGGTACAGGGACATAAGAACATTGTTAATGATATGAATACCACGGATATCAATGGTGCATATGAACTAACACTTGCTGGAAAAACATATGATGTATCCATATCAGGAAAACCTTCTAAACCAAAGGCAGAAGTAAAACTTGGAGAAACTAAATTAGGAAGTAAAATCACATATACTAATGATTGGGTATCCCTTACTTTTACAGATGCTGACACAACAAAAACCCAGTATACCAGGATCGTTACCGCAATTAATAAAAACCCAAAATTTTGGAGTGGAAAAGCTATTTTGCCAAACGGATCAGAGACTACTTTTACGGCGAAACAAAAGCCAAAAGATGCTGTTAAAAAAGATGAAAAGAAGTCTGAAGACAAAAAAGAGACACCTAAGATACTACCTGTAACCTATCCAAATATTGCCTACGGAAATAGTACACTTCCTAAATCGGAAAATATCCTATTCAAAAATGCTACTGTTTGGACAAACGAGACTGATGGAATCCTTTCTGCAACTGATGTATTAATTAAAAATGGAAAAATTGCAGGAATTGGAAAAAATCTTAATGCTGGAAACGCGAAAGTTATTGATGCTACTGGAAAACATTTAACTAGTGGTATTATTGATGAACATTCTCATATTGCTGCAGCAGCAATTAATGAAGCTGGTCATAATTCTACAGCAGAAGTAACCATAGAAGATGTCGTTTCACCTGATGACATTAACATGTATAGAAATCTTGCTGGTGGAGTAACTTCTATACAGATATTACATGGATCTGCTAACCCAATTGGTGGTAGATCAGCAATCCTAAAATTGAAATGGGGTGAAAGTGCAGAAAATCTTATCTACAAAAACGCTCCTAAGTTTATCAAATTTGCCTTGGGTGAAAATGTAAAACAAAGTAATTGGGGGGATGCAGAAAGAATACGTTTTCCTCAGACCCGTATGGGTGTAGAACAATTATATGTTGATTATTTTACTCGAGCTAAGCGCTATGAACAACTAAAGAATAGTGGAAAACCTTATCGTAAGGATATAGAAATGGAGACATTAGTAGAAATCCTTAATGGTAAGCGTTTTATAAGCTGTCACTCCTATGTCCAAAGTGAGATCAATATGTTGATGAAAGTAGCAGAAAAGTTCAATTTTAGAATAAATACATTCACTCACATTCTAGAAGGATATAAAGTAGCTGATAAAATGGCAACACACGGAGTTGCCGGATCTACTTTTTCTGATTGGTGGGCTTATAAATATGAAGTAAATGATGCCATTCCTTATAATGCCACAATTATGCATAATCAAGGTGTACTTGTTGCGATTAATAGTGATGACGGGGAAATGTCTAGAAGATTAAATCAAGAAGCTGCAAAATCTGTAAAATATGGAGGTATTAGTGAAGAAGAAGCTTGGAAATTTGTAACTCTTAATCCTGCTAAAATGTTACATATTGATGATCGTGTAGGAAGTATTAAAGTAGGAAAAGATGCAGATGTTGTGTTATGGACAGATCATCCTCTTTCTATCTATGCGAAAGCAGAAAAAACTTTAATTGAAGGAGCAACATACTTTGATCTAGAAAAAGATAAAGCTATGAGAAGATCAATTGCGGATGAACGTAATGAATTATCTACGATGCTACTAAAGGCTAAAAACAGTGGTTTAAAAACACAACCGCCTAAGAAAAAGGAAAAACAACATTTTCACTGCGATACTGTAGAACACATCCATTAA
- a CDS encoding peptidylprolyl isomerase produces MKKLSLLFLALIALTFTNCEEKYPELGDGIYAEIITNKGTAIAKLHHDATPLTVANFVSLAEGTNTLVDSLYKGKKYYNGIIFHRVIKDFMIQTGDPLGTGTGDPGYKFPDEIVDSLTHKSKGILSMANSGPATNGSQFFITLKETPWLNGKHTVFGEIVSGQDVVDSIGVIETKKPGDKPVSEVKMQQVNIIRKGKDAKAFDANAIFESKLKALEEEKLEKERILKEQNAKTAARFTELKEKATKLESGLEIYFINKGDGVQPKQGQMVNLYYQGYFSDGKIFDTNIEEVAKEKGTWDQRRASDPRGYAPMQMPYSPEAQMIAGFKEGVQQMKVGDKAILFIPSHLGYGERGRRPIPPNADLVFELDLIGIQGEK; encoded by the coding sequence ATGAAAAAATTAAGTCTTTTATTTTTAGCACTTATCGCATTAACTTTTACTAATTGCGAAGAAAAATACCCTGAACTTGGAGATGGAATCTATGCAGAAATTATTACCAATAAAGGAACTGCTATTGCAAAATTACACCACGATGCAACACCATTGACCGTAGCTAATTTTGTTTCTCTGGCAGAAGGAACCAATACTTTAGTAGACAGTTTATACAAAGGAAAAAAATATTATAATGGGATCATATTTCATAGAGTTATAAAAGATTTTATGATTCAGACCGGAGACCCTCTAGGGACCGGAACTGGAGATCCAGGATATAAATTCCCAGATGAAATTGTAGACTCATTAACTCATAAGTCTAAAGGTATCTTATCCATGGCTAATTCTGGTCCAGCAACAAATGGAAGTCAATTTTTTATCACTCTTAAAGAAACTCCTTGGTTAAATGGTAAGCATACCGTTTTCGGTGAAATCGTTTCTGGACAAGATGTAGTAGATAGTATTGGAGTTATAGAAACAAAGAAACCCGGTGATAAACCAGTTTCTGAAGTAAAAATGCAACAAGTAAATATTATTAGAAAAGGAAAGGACGCTAAAGCATTTGACGCTAATGCAATTTTTGAAAGTAAACTAAAAGCTTTAGAAGAAGAGAAACTAGAAAAAGAAAGAATTTTAAAAGAACAAAATGCTAAAACAGCTGCTAGATTCACTGAATTAAAAGAGAAAGCTACAAAATTAGAAAGTGGTTTAGAAATATATTTCATCAACAAAGGAGATGGAGTACAGCCGAAACAAGGACAAATGGTGAATCTTTACTATCAAGGATATTTCTCTGACGGAAAAATATTTGATACAAATATCGAAGAAGTAGCAAAAGAAAAGGGAACTTGGGATCAACGTAGAGCAAGCGATCCAAGAGGATATGCTCCTATGCAAATGCCTTATTCTCCAGAAGCTCAAATGATTGCTGGCTTTAAAGAAGGGGTTCAACAAATGAAAGTGGGAGATAAAGCTATTTTATTTATTCCTTCTCATTTGGGATATGGAGAAAGAGGTAGAAGACCTATTCCTCCTAATGCAGATTTAGTTTTCGAGCTTGACCTAATTGGTATTCAGGGAGAAAAATAG
- the gldI gene encoding gliding motility-associated peptidyl-prolyl isomerase GldI — MRHFLLFLSVFTLFFSCKAPEARKPISISSGSFINESINRSKELTAREEARIQKIIKKDSLNNYISSDGGFWYYYEKKDTISSITPKFGDIVNFNYDVKNLNGNVIYNQKEIDTVTYSIDQEDLFFGLREGLKLMKEGEIVTFLFPSYQAYGYYGDDHKIGTNIPLISRVTLNKITKQSTKEN; from the coding sequence ATGAGACATTTCCTCCTATTCTTAAGTGTTTTTACACTGTTTTTTTCTTGTAAAGCGCCAGAAGCAAGAAAACCAATTAGTATTTCATCAGGGTCATTCATTAATGAATCTATAAATAGAAGTAAAGAGCTTACTGCTAGAGAAGAAGCGCGAATTCAAAAAATTATTAAAAAGGATTCATTAAATAATTATATTTCATCGGATGGCGGTTTCTGGTATTATTACGAGAAAAAAGATACCATTTCTTCTATTACACCAAAGTTTGGTGATATTGTAAATTTCAATTATGATGTAAAAAATCTAAATGGCAATGTCATTTATAATCAAAAAGAGATAGATACTGTAACCTATTCTATTGACCAAGAAGATCTCTTTTTTGGACTAAGAGAAGGCTTAAAACTAATGAAAGAAGGAGAAATAGTAACATTTTTATTCCCATCTTATCAGGCTTACGGTTATTATGGAGATGATCATAAGATTGGGACAAATATTCCGTTAATATCAAGAGTAACACTTAATAAAATCACAAAACAATCAACAAAAGAAAATTAA
- a CDS encoding bifunctional oligoribonuclease/PAP phosphatase NrnA: MNTSEIKEIKVLLSTPKKIVIIPHKNPDGDAIGSTLALHHYLSGLGHHSTVITPNDYPKFLKWIPGENSIVKYDNDNDLAVSKIKEADIIFTLDFNHFSRTGNMENVLIQTDTTFIMIDHHQQPDDYATYTYSDVGMSSTCQMIYHFIEKLGDLDKINADIATCIYVGIMTDTGSFRFRSTTSTTHRVISDLIDRGADNTRIHENIYDTNSYSRLQLQGVALKNLKVLPEYKTAYITLSQKELDDHNFKKGDTEGFVNMGLSLEGIIFALIFIENKGENIIKISLRSKGDFSVNEFSRNHFEGGGHHNAAGGKSNLSIKETVEKFISILPSYKNALNS, encoded by the coding sequence ATGAATACTAGTGAGATTAAAGAAATAAAGGTGCTTTTGAGCACTCCAAAAAAGATTGTTATTATTCCTCATAAAAACCCAGATGGAGATGCTATTGGTTCTACGCTAGCATTACATCATTATCTGTCTGGATTAGGTCATCATTCTACTGTTATTACACCTAATGATTACCCGAAATTTTTAAAATGGATTCCTGGAGAGAATTCTATTGTAAAGTATGATAATGATAATGATCTTGCAGTATCTAAAATTAAAGAAGCAGATATTATTTTCACCTTAGATTTCAATCATTTCTCTAGAACTGGAAACATGGAAAATGTTTTGATTCAAACTGATACGACATTTATTATGATTGATCATCACCAACAACCAGACGATTACGCTACATACACCTATAGTGATGTTGGTATGAGTTCTACTTGCCAAATGATCTATCATTTTATAGAAAAATTAGGTGATCTTGATAAAATAAATGCCGATATCGCTACTTGTATTTATGTTGGTATTATGACAGATACGGGTTCATTTCGATTTAGATCCACAACCAGTACCACACATAGAGTAATTTCAGATTTAATTGATCGGGGCGCCGATAATACTAGAATTCACGAAAATATTTACGACACCAATTCGTACTCCAGATTGCAATTGCAAGGAGTAGCATTAAAAAACCTAAAAGTACTTCCGGAATATAAAACCGCTTATATCACGTTATCACAAAAAGAATTAGATGATCATAATTTTAAGAAAGGTGATACAGAAGGATTTGTTAATATGGGACTATCTTTAGAGGGAATAATTTTTGCCTTAATTTTTATTGAAAATAAAGGCGAGAATATTATAAAAATTTCTCTCCGTTCTAAGGGTGATTTTTCCGTAAATGAGTTCTCTCGAAATCATTTCGAAGGAGGAGGTCATCACAACGCTGCTGGCGGGAAAAGCAATCTTTCTATTAAGGAAACTGTTGAGAAATTTATTAGTATATTACCTTCTTATAAAAATGCCCTAAATTCATGA
- a CDS encoding DUF3810 domain-containing protein, whose amino-acid sequence MQSKTKLYLTLLLPVQFIIVKILSFFPEFVDRFYSNGIFIYISKALRYTFGWIPFSFGDIGYSILIILLIRFLFKKVFRKKAEWKNIVLDVGATLSIVYAAFHLLWGMNYYRLPMHEILKIEDQYSEADLLMVSEKLIKRANSIHKSLEPDDSLSIVMPYDKEEIFEKTIPAYDQINEVIPNLQYSPKSIKKSLLSIPLTYMGFSGYLNPITNEAQVNGLILNYKTPTTSCHEEAHQLGFAKENEANFIAALTTMNFDDPYFNYSGTTFALKFCLNDLYLRDEQKAFCLIEKLRPGIRKNYKEVNDFWISYQNPLEPIFKSTYDSYLKANNQPKGMDTYSYVVALLVNYYKDKL is encoded by the coding sequence ATGCAATCCAAAACAAAACTATACCTAACACTCCTTTTACCCGTACAGTTTATAATCGTTAAAATTCTTTCTTTCTTTCCAGAATTTGTAGATCGTTTTTATAGTAATGGAATTTTTATTTATATATCTAAAGCGTTACGATACACTTTTGGATGGATTCCTTTTTCTTTTGGGGATATAGGATATAGTATTTTGATTATTCTTTTGATCCGTTTTTTATTTAAAAAAGTCTTCAGAAAAAAAGCAGAATGGAAAAACATAGTATTAGATGTCGGCGCTACTTTATCTATAGTATATGCAGCTTTTCATTTGTTATGGGGAATGAACTACTATAGATTACCAATGCACGAAATATTAAAAATCGAAGATCAATATAGTGAGGCAGATCTTTTAATGGTCTCTGAAAAACTTATTAAACGTGCTAATTCTATACACAAAAGCTTAGAACCCGATGACTCTCTATCAATTGTGATGCCTTATGATAAAGAAGAAATATTCGAAAAAACAATCCCCGCTTACGATCAAATTAATGAAGTAATTCCTAACCTTCAATATTCTCCAAAAAGTATTAAGAAATCTTTACTTAGTATTCCCTTAACGTATATGGGGTTTAGTGGATATTTAAATCCTATTACTAATGAAGCACAGGTAAATGGGTTAATTCTTAATTATAAAACTCCAACCACTAGTTGTCATGAAGAAGCACACCAATTAGGATTTGCAAAAGAAAATGAAGCTAATTTTATCGCTGCTTTAACGACTATGAATTTTGATGATCCTTATTTCAATTATAGTGGAACAACTTTTGCCCTTAAATTCTGTCTTAATGACCTCTATCTTAGAGATGAACAAAAAGCATTTTGTTTGATAGAAAAACTAAGACCTGGAATACGAAAAAATTATAAAGAAGTAAATGATTTTTGGATAAGTTATCAAAACCCATTAGAGCCCATCTTTAAAAGTACCTATGACTCCTATCTGAAGGCTAACAATCAGCCAAAAGGTATGGACACGTATAGCTACGTAGTTGCATTATTAGTAAACTATTATAAGGATAAGTTATAA